The Bryobacteraceae bacterium genomic sequence GATCCCGGTAATCGTCGCTCCGGTGCTCCCGTTCGGCTCTTCCGATCATCACCTGATCTTCGGCGCCACGCTCTCGCTGAGCACCGAAACCTACTACCGCGTCCTGCGCGAACTCGTCCAATCGCTGGCCACCGATGGCTTCCGCAAAGTGTTCCTCATCAACGGCCACGGCGGAAACCACGAGCTCGCCGAACTCGCCGCCCGCGATGTGGCCCTCAACCGCGCGCTGGACGTGGCAGCCGGCTCCTATTGGGCCATCGCATGGGAAGCGCTGGTTGCCGAAGGCGCGCATCTCGGGCGCCGGCTCCCGGGCCACGCCGGAGACTTCGAAACATCCATGATGCTTTCGCTCCGGCCGGATCTCGAGCCCGGTCCGTCACCGCTTCGCGACGATGCGCCCCCGCCGGACCCAAGCCGCCGCGTCGCCCCCTGGCGCACCGAGCGTCACGGCGCCTGGAAGCAGATCGATGGATACTCCGATAGCCCGGTGAACGCGTCCGCGGCGAACGGAAAACGATTCTTCGACGTCATCGTCCGCACAGTGGCGGATGCCTTCGTCGAGTTCCACCAAGGCTGAAGCTACCGGAGCCGTTCGGTAAACCAGCGCAGGTTGCGCTCCATCAGGTCGCGCTGGTGCGCCGGCTCGGCGATGCCGTGACCTTCCCGCGGATACACAACATACTCCACCGGCACTTTGTGGTCTGTCAACGCCTGGTAGATCTCCGCGTTGTGGTTGATGTCGAGCCCGCCCACCTGCAGCAAGGACGGCGTGACGATATTGCGCAAACGCGATCGCGTGGAGTGGCGGTTGTAGCTCTCCGGCGCCTCCCAGGGCGTACCTCCGAAGTAAGTCCACAGGACTTCCTTGGAGCCATCGAACTCTCCGTAGTAAGTGGTCCAATCCACCGCCGGCGCGCCGATGGAGGCGGCCTTGAAGCGGTTCGTTTGCGCGATCACGGCGCCGGTGAGATAGCCGCCGTAGCTCCAGCCCATCACGCCCAGGCGATCCGGATCGGCGATCCCTTCGCCGATCAGTTGGTCGACCCCGGACATCACGTCCTGATAGTCGCCTTCGCCCTGGGAGAGCGCGTTCTTTTGCCGGAACGCTTCGCCATAGTTGCAGGACCCGCGGAAGTTCGGCGCAAAGACGGCGATGCCCTGTTGCAGGAACACCTGCGTCGGGTAGGTACGCGGAGTGGGGAAGGCGTGGAGCGCGACGCCGGTGGGGCCGCCGTGCAGTTCCACTATCATCGGCACTCGGTTGCCGGCCGCGTACCCAACCGGCAGCCAAAGGATACCCTCGATCTCGAGTCCATCGGGGGAGCGCCATCGAACCACGCGCGAAGCGATCTCCGGCAGCGCGGCGACTCCGTCCTGAAGATGCGTGACCGGCGTTTCGATGCCATCTCGCAAACGTACGATCTCCGGTGGGCGAGTGGCGCTCGTCTTGGCGAACACCGCTGTGCGGCCATCGCGGCTGAACGTAGCCGCGCCCGCGATGCGCTCGGCGAGGACGGTGGCTTTGCCGGATTCGATGTCCTGGCTCACCAGAAGATCGGTGACGCCGCGGCCGGCCGTGTAGCGAATGGTGCGCGAGTCCGCCGACCACGAGAAGCGATTGCCTCCTCGAAACACGTCGAACGGCTGGCCGATGGTAAGGTACCGGACTTTGCCGCCGCCGGACGGAACGATGCCCACATGGCGCGCGGCGAAGTAGTTCCAGGCGCCGCCCTGCGAATGGAAAGCGATGGTGCGGCCATCGGGCGAATACGACGGCTCAGCATCGCGGCCAGTGTCGGTGACCAACGCCGTTGTTTTCCCGGTGGCGACGTCGACCTCGTACAGGTCGACGTGGAATACGTCGCTGTTCTTCGGCGAACGCTGCACGGCGCACACAACGTGCTTGCCATCGGGCGCGACGTCGTACGAGGTGATGTGCCACGCCGCGTCGCCGACTATCGCCGGATCGCCGCCTCGGACCGGCTGCCGGTAGAGGTGCATGGGGCGAAGCCGCGCGCCAGAGACGACAGGATCGGCGGGCGAACCAGCTTCCATCGCAAGGTAGAAGACGCTGTTTCCGGAGGAATCGAAGCTTAGCGAAGAAACCGCCGTCAGCGAATGGGTGATAGCGCGGCCGCCGACATAAACCTGACCTCCGGAAAGATACGCGAGGCGATCCGTGCCGGGAATCCAACGCGGCGACGAACCCTTCGCCACCGCTCGGCCTGCGCCCCCATTTATGGGCGCGTCGTAGATGTCGCCCTTGTAGACGTAGGCGAATCGCGCGCCGCTTGGATGGATTCGCGGGTCCGAGGGACTCGCGAGGCCGAACAGAGCGTCGATGGTCCAGACGGCTAATGCGAGCGCGCTAGGCAAGAATGTCATGAATGGGCTTGCCGTAGTCGATGTCGAGCCGCTTCCGGCCCGGCACGTCGAGACGCTTCGGATCGATGCCCAATTGATGCAGAACCGTTGCGTGGATGTCGGTGACGTAGTGCCGGTTCTCCACGGCGTGGAAGCCGATCTCGTCGGTGGCGCCGTGCACCACGCCAGCCTTGATCCCGCCGCCGGCCATCCATACCGAGAATCCGAAGGGATGATGGTCGCGGCCGTTCGAATTTTCCGCGCCCGGCGTGCGCCCGAACTCGGTAGCCCAAACAACGATCGTCTCGTCAAGCAGGCCGCGCTGCTTCAGGTCGCGCAGCAGACCGGCTATCGGCTTGTCCGTCTTTGCCGCGAGGTCCCCATGGTTGGTCTTGAGATCCTTGTGCGCATCCCAGGCATTGCCCGCTCCGCCGTGATAGATCTGCACGAAGCGGACGCCGCGCTCGGAGAGCCGGCGCGCCGCGAGGCACACTTCGCCGAACGGCTTGCTGATGTCCTGATCGAGCCCATAGAGCCGCTTCGTTTCCTCGGACTCTTCCTTGAACTGGATCGCTTCCGGCACCGCCATCTGCATCCGGAAGGCGAGTTCGTACGACTGGATCCGCGCGCGCAGCGCGGCGTCGGCCGGGTATTCCACCGCCGAAAGGTCGTTCAGCTTGCGCAAAAACGCGAACTCGCGGCTCTGCTCCTCGGGGCTGACTCCGGCCACCGGCGAGGCGAACGGCATCGGATTTTCCGGATTCACTTCGAGCGAAACACCGGCATGCTCCGGCCCCAGGTAGCCCGACCCATGCGTGCCGAGCCCACCGCAGCAATCACCGGGCGGCTCACCCAGCACGACGAACGACGGCAGGTTGTCGTTCAGCGACCCGAGGCCATAGTGGACCCACGAGCCGAGCGTCGGCAGATAGCCGTCGAAGATGTGGCGCCCGGTGTGGAACTGGAGAATCGCGCCGTGGTCGTTGTCGGTGGTCCACGTGGAGCGGATCAGCGAGACCTCGTGCATCATGTCGCCCATCTGTGGGAACCAGTCGCTGACGGCAACGCCGTTCTTGCCGCGCTCCTGGAAGCCGGTCTGCATCGGATAAAGCGTCAGCTTGATCTCATGCTGGCCGGGGACGAACGCTTTCAGGTTTTCCTTGGTGAGCGGATTGTTCAGAACGTCGCGATAGGGCGTTTCCGAGAGCTGCTTGCCGGCGAACTTGTTCAGAACCGGCTTGGGGTCGAACGACTCCACGTGGCTCACGCCGCCGAGCATGAACAGCCAGATCACACGCTTCGCCTTCGGCGCATGATGCGGCTTGCCGTCCGGCGGCGCCCACACTTCATCGTTGGCTCGCGCGACACGCGGAAGCATGGAACCGAGCGCAAGGCCCGTCAGGCCGAAACAGGTGTCGGCGAGGAAGTGCCGGCGCGGCCGGCGATCCGAACAAAGGCGCGAAGGTTTCATCGAACGGCTCCCTTCTCTAGCGAATCGTCACGAAGTCATTGTGGTTGAGCAGCACGTGCACCAGGCTTTGGCGCGCGCGCGCCGCCGGATCGGCGGGCGCATCGGCTTTGCCGCGGTAGAGGGCCTCTTGTTCAGCGAGGAACTTCACGGATGCTTGCTGCTCTTCGGCCGACGGCTTGTGCCCGAGGACGCGCTCGAAGGCCGTCGCCGTGAAACCCGACCCGGCGTCGATCTGCCGCGAGATCTCCGCGGCCATCGCCTGGCTCAACCTGCTGTTCGAAAGCGCCAGCGCCTGCTGCGGCACGATGCTCTCACTGCGCTGGAAGCACTCGATCGGGCTGGCGGCGTCGAACACCCGGAGCATCTCCATTTGCAGGTCTGGGGTGTGGCGGAAGTAGAGGCTGCGGCGATACACGTCCTGCCCCTTGCTCTCGTCGATTTCCGGACCGCCCATCGTCGTATCCAGCTTGCCGGCGAGCGCCAGCAGGCTGTCGCGGACGTTCTCCGCGCTCATGCGGCGCGTGTTCATGCGCCACAGATACGTGTTGTCCGGATCCGCCTTGAGCTGCGGCGAGTCCGGCGCGTAGCCGGACGAATCGGTCCGGTACGCGCGCGATGTCATCAATAGCCGATGCATCGCCTTCATGTCCCAGCCGGTCTCCATGAACCGTACGGCCAACCAATCGAGCAGTTCCGGATGCGTGGGCGCCTTGCCGCTGCGGCCGAAATTGAACACAGTGGGAACGAGCGGCTTGCCGAAATGCCGCAGCCACATGTGATTCATGGCGACACGCGCCGTGAGCGGATTATCCGTTGACGCGATCCACCGCGCCAGCGCCAGGCGCCGTCCCGTGGAGGTCACCGGGTACTTCGTGCCGATCGGCGTGTAGCCCTCGGCAGGCTCCTTCAGCGCCTTCACGGCGGCTTCCAGCTTCGACGTCGCCGAGGCGATCTTCTTCGGATCCGTCTTCGCCTTCTCGAAATCGTACTGACCCAGGATCAACTGCGCCTCGGCCTTCAATCGGTTGGCTGAGAGTTCCTTCTCGCGAGCGGTTACGGCGAGTTGTTCCGCGTTATCGGGTACCGGAGTCGACATCGCGGCGAGGTCGGCGGCGATGCGCGCCTCCAGCGCGGGCAGCGAGGCCTTCGCTGCTTCGAGCTTCTTCTCCGCCGCGGCGATCACCGGGTCAGGCTCCGGCTTCTCCTTCGCCTTGCGCAGTTCGGATTCGGCCTTCTCGATCTCGGCCTTCGCCTGCGCGATCAAGTCCGGTGGCACGAAGTCCCGGCCATCGGGGAAGTACGCTTCAATCGGCAGATTCACCGGCTGCGGCTTGATGTCCACCTTGCCGAACAATACCGGAACACCTGGCTGCAGATTCACCGACGTATCCGGGTTGGCCTCGTTGCCCCGCACGAAGCGATACGTAGGCTTGGCGGCATCGGCGTCGTAAACGCGCGGCAGACCGTCCTTCGACGTATCCGCCTCGCCGGGCACGCGATCTGTACGGACTTCGTGCGGCTCGAAAAACGCGCGGAAGCGGTAGTAGTCGGTCTGCGGGATCGGGTCGTACTTGTGGTTGTGGCACCGCGCACACTTGAGCGTCACGCCGAGGAACGCCGTGGACGTATACTCCACCGTGTCCTGCAGCCAGACGTTGCGGTTGAACATGTACCAGCTTCGGGCCAGGTAGCCCGTGGCTCGCACCGTGTCCGGATCGCCCGGCGCGACCTCATCGCCCGCCAGCATCTCGAGAATCATCTGCGAATACGGCTTGTTCGCGTTGAGCGCGGCCACCGTCCAGTCCCGCCAGCGCCAGATGTGCCGTTGCGAGTAACGCACCTGTCCGGACTTGCGGTATCCGTACCAATCCGAGTAGCGCCAGATGTCAAGCCAGTGGCGTCCCCACTGTTCGCCGTAGCGCGGTGATTCGAGCAGCCGGTCGACAAGCGCTTCGTACGCCTTCGGATCCTTGTCGGCGATGAAGGTACGAATCTCTTCGGGCGTCGGCGGCAGACCCGTGAGGTCGAGATACGCGCGCCGGATCAACGTTGCGCGATTCGCCTCCGCCAGCGGCTTCAAACCGCGCTTCTCTTGCTCGCGGGCGAGGAACGCATCCACGGGATTGCGGGACCAATCCGCTGAAGCCACGGTCGGAACGTCGGGCCTGACCGGTTTGCGGAACGCCCAATGCCTGGCCGCTTCGTTGGCGAAAGCCGCCGCTTCGTCGTCCACCTCGTCGTCGTACAGCGCGCCGCCGCGAATCCACTCGGCGAACTTCTCGATCGCCTCGGCGGGAAGTTTCTTGCCCTGGAAGGGCATGCGCGGCTCGCTCACGTGCGCCACCAGTTTGTAGAGCTGCGATTCGGCCGGATTGCCGGGCGCCACCACCTTGCCATGCTCGCTGCCCTTGAGCAGCGCTTCCCGCGTGGAGATGTCAAACCCGCCTTGCTTCACCTTCGCGTTGTGACAGCCCAGGCAGTTCCGCGTGATCAGGGGCTTGATCTCGGTCTTGTAGAGTCCGGCCGGGCCTGCCTCCGCTGCTGCCAGCACAGCGACGGCCGCGGACAAGAATCCCATCCGGAACACCATGATTCCTTGAGTTTATCAGCGCAAAAGGCGCTCGAACCCGCGCGTCCAGCCTTTCGGACGCTTTGACCGCCATGGCCGCCGCAACGGAAATCTACCTCTCGTTACAGAACCGCAGCGGCCGTAACGCGGGGGATACCAAGGGGACGGCGAGCCTGCTGGTCTGGTTAGTCCAACCGGTACTTGGTCAGCATCTGCGGATCCAGCGCAATGCCGAGCCCGGGCCCCTCGGGCGGCTTCACCGCGCCGTCCCGGAAATAGAACGGCTCGGCGAGCAGGTCATGCTCATAGGCAAGCGGACCGAGGATATCGCACGGGAACTCTTCCGGCGCGATCGCCGGACACGCCGCCGCCACGTGCGCCATGGCCGCGCTCGCGATGCCGAGTTCGAGATTGCTGCCCACCGTGCAAACGAGTCCGGCCGCTTCGGCCACGGCGGCTGCTTTCCGCGCCGGGCCGATGCCGCCTCCCTTGCCGATGTAGATCGAAAGAATATCGGCCGCGCCTGCGCGCGCCAAAGCCATCGCGTCCTGGAGCGTGTAGCAGCTCTCATCCGCCATCACCGGCACCGGCACGTTGCGGCGCACGTCCACCATCCACTGCATGTCGAGCGGCGCCACCGGCTGCTCGGCGAAGTAGATATTGCACTCGGCCGCCAGCGTGCGAATCGTCTGAATCGCCACCCGTGGGCTCCAGCCGCCGTTGGCGTCCACGCCGACGCGGAACTTCGGTCCCACCGCTTCCCGAACCGCGCGAACACGTTCGATATCCGCCGCCGCTTCGATCCCGGTTTTCACCTTCAGCGCGGTGAGGCCCTTCGAAATTGCGAACCGTCCCAACTCCGCCGCCCGCACGGGCGCCGCGCCGGAAACCGACATCTTGATCGGAATCGTCTCGCGCACCGCGCCGCCCAGCAGCCCGTATACCGGCGCGCCGAGCGACTTGCCTAAGATGTCCCACAGCGCGATCTCGATGCCAGACTTCGTAAATGGATTGCCCGCCAAGGCCCTCCGCATCTTGATCGTGAGGCGTTCCGGTTCGCGCGGGTCTTCGCCCACCAGCGCCGGCTCCAGGTACTCCCGGATCAGGTGAATCGCGGTGGTGGCGTCTTCGCCGCTCCAGATCGGCGTGCAAGAGACCTCGCCGAGACCGGTAAGCCCCTCATCGGTGTGAACGACAAGAACAACGAACGGGGAGACCGTGTGAGACCCGAGAGCGCCCTGTATCTGGAACTCGGCGCGGATGGGCACACGCACCGGTATGGTTTCAATCCGGGTTATCTTCACGCGGGTTTTTAGAGGACTCCGTATTTCCGGAACACGTCGCGCAGGTACCCGCCGGCCATCAACTCGGCGCGGGATCCATCCTCCCGCTGCACTTTGTCGGCGGCCAGCGCCACCACTTCTTTCACCATCGCCGCGGGGATCGCCACCACGCCGTCGAAGTCGGCGAAGATGAGGTCGCCCGGCTGCACGATGACATCGCCGCAATCGACAGGAACGTTGTAGGCGGTGACAATTCCCCGGCCCATCGAGTCCACCGGTTTGATGCCGGCGGCGAAAACCGGAAAACCCAACTCCTCGATCTTGTCCACGTCGCGGATGAGGCCGTCCACCACCGCCCCACGCGCGCCCCGCGCCTTCGATGCCGTCGAAAGCAGTTCGCCCCACGGCGCGTTGCGCTTCGATTTCTGCGTGCCGATCACGGCCACCTCGCCGGGCAGCAGGCTGTCCACGGCTTCGATCTCCATCGAGTACGGATCTTCGGGGATGTGATAGATGTCCGAGCACGCAATCGTCCGCGCCCAGCCGGCGAACTTACACGACTTGTGCACCGGCCGCAGATACTCGCTCATGGCCTGCTGACGTACGCCTAACTGATCGAGAGAATCCGACACAACGGCCGTGTAGAGCGTGCGTTCCACGAACTCACACAATTCCAAATCCAAGGATTGTTCGCCGTTTTCACGCAATCCGGTAGCGCTCGATGACTGCATCGTTAACCTCCACCCCCAGTCCCGGCCCCTCGGGCACGGGCAAGTATCCATCGATCATTCGCAACGGCTCTTTGACAAGCTCGCGGCTCATCGGCCCATGCGATGTGCTGAACTCAACGAACTCGGCCCGGCGCTGGAAAGCCGTCAGGTGCAGCGACGCGGCGGTAAGCAGGTCACTGGACCAGGAATGGGGAATGACGAGCCTGTTCGCGCGTTCGGCCATGTGTACGATCTTTCGCGCGGCCGTGAATCCGCCGCAGCGGGTCAGGTCCGGCTGGAGCACGTCCACGCCGCCGCGCACGATCAGTTGCTCGAAGCCCCACTCGGTGGCTTCCTGTTCGCCGCAGGCGATGCGAACGTCCACCGCGCCCGCTACCTGCCGGTAACCATCATAATCCTCCGGACTCAAGAGTTCCTCGACAAGGAAGGGTTCGCAGTGCGCGATGGAACGGACCACCTGAATGGCCTCCTTGGCCGTGCGCTCGACAAACCATCCCGTGTCAACGAGCAGATCGTTCCGGGTTCCCAACGCCGCGCGCGCGGCTTCGACGAGCGCCACGTCCCGGCGCCGGTCCTTCCCGAACACTCCCCAGCCGAACTTCACCGCGGTGAAACCCTGGTCCAGATAAACGCGCACTGCCTCCTGCATCGCCTCCGGTGTCGGCCGGAACAGCGTGCTCGCATACGCACGGACCTTGCTTCGCCACTTGCCGCCCAGCAGGATGTGAATCGGCTGCCCGTAGAACTTGCCGCAGACGTCCCAGAGCGCGATGTCGATCGCCGAAATCGCCTGGATGGCCACGCCGCGCCGGCCGTAATAAACGCTGCCGCGGTACATGCGGTACCACAGGCGCTCCACCTCGAGCGGATTCTCACCCACCAGCAGCGACGCAAGCCCGTCGAAGCACTCCATGCCTTCTTCCTGGCTCCACTTAGGCGCGTCCACGCAGGCCTTGGCGACGCTGGCGCAGGTCTCCATGTCCGAGTACCCGGTGATGCCCGCGTCGGTGCCCACCCGCACGATCCCCATGTACGCCGGGCCCAGCGGTTCTTCGGAGCCCTCCGGGTTGTTGTACAGGCCCTCGGATTTGAGGACCAGCAGTTCCACACCCGTGATCTTCATCCGGCCGCCTCGCTCCAATCGGCTTCGTCCGCGATGACGAACAGCGTTTGCCCCTTGCGTGGTCGCGCGCTCAAGTGCATCATCCCGATGTGGCCGGCCGCGGGCGCGCGCACTTCCACCGCCGCCGAACTGTGATCGGCGAAATCGTGAAGGCGGCCGATGAGGTCGCCCGCGCCAACCGCGCTGCCCGGATCCACCACCGGTTCCCACACGCCATCCCGCGGGCAGGGAACATACTGGCTGAGCTTGTCCGCGCGGATGAGTTTCGGCTCCGGCGCGCCCTCCGGGCGGATCCGGCGGACCGGTCCATCGGCCAGCCCGTAGTGGCGCAGCACGTTCCAAACGCCTTCGTAGGCGTGCTCCACGCCGAAGCGGCTGGTGGTTTCGCCGCCGCCGAACTCGCCGCCGAGCGTCACCTTGCCCTCTGCCTCCGCCTCGTCCGTGAGAAGCCCGGACGCCATCGCGCTCGCATAAATGAGCACGAACGGCGTGTCGAAAAGACGGGATACGGTGGCGATCTCGGCCCGCTGGGCCGCGTCTGGAATGGGATGGAATGAAGTGCAGATCGGGAACGCCCCCTCGTTGCCGCCGGAATGAATGTCGATGACGACGCGGCCATGCGGGAAGACGAACTGCTTCACGAAGTCGGCAATGCGGTAAGAGATGCTGCCGCGGGCGTTCCCCGGAAACGCCCGGTTCATGTTCACGCCGTCGAGCGGGGATACTCGCGCATTGGCCACGCACGCGCTCTCGCTCAATTGCGGCATCAGAATCACCCGCCCGGCGAGCCGCTCCGGATCGAGATCCGACGCCAGACGCTTCACCGCGATCTGGCCTTCATACTCGT encodes the following:
- a CDS encoding creatininase family protein, with amino-acid sequence MRRFAEMNREQLRESSGALIVLPLGATEQHGPHLATGTDTFTVGAVAEEAARIAASRIPVIVAPVLPFGSSDHHLIFGATLSLSTETYYRVLRELVQSLATDGFRKVFLINGHGGNHELAELAARDVALNRALDVAAGSYWAIAWEALVAEGAHLGRRLPGHAGDFETSMMLSLRPDLEPGPSPLRDDAPPPDPSRRVAPWRTERHGAWKQIDGYSDSPVNASAANGKRFFDVIVRTVADAFVEFHQG
- a CDS encoding S9 family peptidase translates to MTFLPSALALAVWTIDALFGLASPSDPRIHPSGARFAYVYKGDIYDAPINGGAGRAVAKGSSPRWIPGTDRLAYLSGGQVYVGGRAITHSLTAVSSLSFDSSGNSVFYLAMEAGSPADPVVSGARLRPMHLYRQPVRGGDPAIVGDAAWHITSYDVAPDGKHVVCAVQRSPKNSDVFHVDLYEVDVATGKTTALVTDTGRDAEPSYSPDGRTIAFHSQGGAWNYFAARHVGIVPSGGGKVRYLTIGQPFDVFRGGNRFSWSADSRTIRYTAGRGVTDLLVSQDIESGKATVLAERIAGAATFSRDGRTAVFAKTSATRPPEIVRLRDGIETPVTHLQDGVAALPEIASRVVRWRSPDGLEIEGILWLPVGYAAGNRVPMIVELHGGPTGVALHAFPTPRTYPTQVFLQQGIAVFAPNFRGSCNYGEAFRQKNALSQGEGDYQDVMSGVDQLIGEGIADPDRLGVMGWSYGGYLTGAVIAQTNRFKAASIGAPAVDWTTYYGEFDGSKEVLWTYFGGTPWEAPESYNRHSTRSRLRNIVTPSLLQVGGLDINHNAEIYQALTDHKVPVEYVVYPREGHGIAEPAHQRDLMERNLRWFTERLR
- a CDS encoding DUF1501 domain-containing protein is translated as MKPSRLCSDRRPRRHFLADTCFGLTGLALGSMLPRVARANDEVWAPPDGKPHHAPKAKRVIWLFMLGGVSHVESFDPKPVLNKFAGKQLSETPYRDVLNNPLTKENLKAFVPGQHEIKLTLYPMQTGFQERGKNGVAVSDWFPQMGDMMHEVSLIRSTWTTDNDHGAILQFHTGRHIFDGYLPTLGSWVHYGLGSLNDNLPSFVVLGEPPGDCCGGLGTHGSGYLGPEHAGVSLEVNPENPMPFASPVAGVSPEEQSREFAFLRKLNDLSAVEYPADAALRARIQSYELAFRMQMAVPEAIQFKEESEETKRLYGLDQDISKPFGEVCLAARRLSERGVRFVQIYHGGAGNAWDAHKDLKTNHGDLAAKTDKPIAGLLRDLKQRGLLDETIVVWATEFGRTPGAENSNGRDHHPFGFSVWMAGGGIKAGVVHGATDEIGFHAVENRHYVTDIHATVLHQLGIDPKRLDVPGRKRLDIDYGKPIHDILA
- a CDS encoding DUF1553 domain-containing protein; the encoded protein is MSAAVAVLAAAEAGPAGLYKTEIKPLITRNCLGCHNAKVKQGGFDISTREALLKGSEHGKVVAPGNPAESQLYKLVAHVSEPRMPFQGKKLPAEAIEKFAEWIRGGALYDDEVDDEAAAFANEAARHWAFRKPVRPDVPTVASADWSRNPVDAFLAREQEKRGLKPLAEANRATLIRRAYLDLTGLPPTPEEIRTFIADKDPKAYEALVDRLLESPRYGEQWGRHWLDIWRYSDWYGYRKSGQVRYSQRHIWRWRDWTVAALNANKPYSQMILEMLAGDEVAPGDPDTVRATGYLARSWYMFNRNVWLQDTVEYTSTAFLGVTLKCARCHNHKYDPIPQTDYYRFRAFFEPHEVRTDRVPGEADTSKDGLPRVYDADAAKPTYRFVRGNEANPDTSVNLQPGVPVLFGKVDIKPQPVNLPIEAYFPDGRDFVPPDLIAQAKAEIEKAESELRKAKEKPEPDPVIAAAEKKLEAAKASLPALEARIAADLAAMSTPVPDNAEQLAVTAREKELSANRLKAEAQLILGQYDFEKAKTDPKKIASATSKLEAAVKALKEPAEGYTPIGTKYPVTSTGRRLALARWIASTDNPLTARVAMNHMWLRHFGKPLVPTVFNFGRSGKAPTHPELLDWLAVRFMETGWDMKAMHRLLMTSRAYRTDSSGYAPDSPQLKADPDNTYLWRMNTRRMSAENVRDSLLALAGKLDTTMGGPEIDESKGQDVYRRSLYFRHTPDLQMEMLRVFDAASPIECFQRSESIVPQQALALSNSRLSQAMAAEISRQIDAGSGFTATAFERVLGHKPSAEEQQASVKFLAEQEALYRGKADAPADPAARARQSLVHVLLNHNDFVTIR
- a CDS encoding enolase C-terminal domain-like protein, which produces MKITRIETIPVRVPIRAEFQIQGALGSHTVSPFVVLVVHTDEGLTGLGEVSCTPIWSGEDATTAIHLIREYLEPALVGEDPREPERLTIKMRRALAGNPFTKSGIEIALWDILGKSLGAPVYGLLGGAVRETIPIKMSVSGAAPVRAAELGRFAISKGLTALKVKTGIEAAADIERVRAVREAVGPKFRVGVDANGGWSPRVAIQTIRTLAAECNIYFAEQPVAPLDMQWMVDVRRNVPVPVMADESCYTLQDAMALARAGAADILSIYIGKGGGIGPARKAAAVAEAAGLVCTVGSNLELGIASAAMAHVAAACPAIAPEEFPCDILGPLAYEHDLLAEPFYFRDGAVKPPEGPGLGIALDPQMLTKYRLD
- a CDS encoding RraA family protein, which gives rise to MERTLYTAVVSDSLDQLGVRQQAMSEYLRPVHKSCKFAGWARTIACSDIYHIPEDPYSMEIEAVDSLLPGEVAVIGTQKSKRNAPWGELLSTASKARGARGAVVDGLIRDVDKIEELGFPVFAAGIKPVDSMGRGIVTAYNVPVDCGDVIVQPGDLIFADFDGVVAIPAAMVKEVVALAADKVQREDGSRAELMAGGYLRDVFRKYGVL
- a CDS encoding mandelate racemase/muconate lactonizing enzyme family protein; this translates as MKITGVELLVLKSEGLYNNPEGSEEPLGPAYMGIVRVGTDAGITGYSDMETCASVAKACVDAPKWSQEEGMECFDGLASLLVGENPLEVERLWYRMYRGSVYYGRRGVAIQAISAIDIALWDVCGKFYGQPIHILLGGKWRSKVRAYASTLFRPTPEAMQEAVRVYLDQGFTAVKFGWGVFGKDRRRDVALVEAARAALGTRNDLLVDTGWFVERTAKEAIQVVRSIAHCEPFLVEELLSPEDYDGYRQVAGAVDVRIACGEQEATEWGFEQLIVRGGVDVLQPDLTRCGGFTAARKIVHMAERANRLVIPHSWSSDLLTAASLHLTAFQRRAEFVEFSTSHGPMSRELVKEPLRMIDGYLPVPEGPGLGVEVNDAVIERYRIA
- a CDS encoding succinylglutamate desuccinylase/aspartoacylase family protein, which translates into the protein MPHIVHHGSEVDFVSPGKRHYRVAFHLDGTWGYSLVPLTVIVGTRGANANGLVCFGGTHGNEYEGQIAVKRLASDLDPERLAGRVILMPQLSESACVANARVSPLDGVNMNRAFPGNARGSISYRIADFVKQFVFPHGRVVIDIHSGGNEGAFPICTSFHPIPDAAQRAEIATVSRLFDTPFVLIYASAMASGLLTDEAEAEGKVTLGGEFGGGETTSRFGVEHAYEGVWNVLRHYGLADGPVRRIRPEGAPEPKLIRADKLSQYVPCPRDGVWEPVVDPGSAVGAGDLIGRLHDFADHSSAAVEVRAPAAGHIGMMHLSARPRKGQTLFVIADEADWSEAAG